The Methylobacterium currus genome contains a region encoding:
- a CDS encoding glutathione S-transferase codes for MTRTDHAPLRIEDAVNELCPWSGKPIAHDALTLYNGAVVGFCNPDCRDKFERALHHFEGALQARRATSAGLNE; via the coding sequence ATGACCAGAACCGACCACGCGCCGTTACGCATCGAGGACGCGGTGAACGAGCTCTGCCCCTGGTCGGGCAAGCCGATCGCGCACGATGCGCTGACGCTCTACAACGGCGCGGTCGTGGGCTTCTGCAATCCCGATTGCCGCGACAAGTTCGAGCGGGCGCTCCATCACTTCGAGGGCGCCCTCCAGGCCCGGCGCGCCACCTCCGCGGGCCTGAACGAGTAA
- the ffh gene encoding signal recognition particle protein has translation MFEGLSDRLSGILSGLTRRGALTEADVTAALREVRRALLEADVALEVVRSFTEKVREQAVGAVVLKSVTPGQMVVKIVNDQLVAMLGGEAGIIDLNAPAPVGILMVGLQGSGKTTTTAKIARRLTQRDKRRVLLASLDTRRPAAMEQLAVLAKQVGVESLPIVAGQSAVQIAKRAMEAARLGGFDVVMLDTAGRVTLDEALMQEAADVKAATSPHEVLLVADALTGQDAVNTARAFDGRLGVTGIVLTRMDGDSRGGAALSMRAVTGKPIKLVGTGEKVDALEEFHPARVANRILGMGDIVSLVEKAAETIDQEQALRVAEKMRKGKFDLDDLSMQLAQMEKMGGIGGLMGMLPGMGQIKKQVEGANLDERMFKRQRAIISSMTPEERRNPDILKASRKKRVARGSGVDVSEINKLLKMHRTMADMMKAMGSGKRGIGQALGSMFGLGGGGMGGGMGGLGKMMGGMPQPTPEMLAELQKSLPPGTTLPPMPPGLGGPKASGPAGKPPAGPSKAPPAAPVLPGLGAKLPGLPGLGGLPFGKKK, from the coding sequence ATGTTCGAAGGCCTCTCCGACCGCCTCTCCGGCATCCTGTCCGGGCTGACCCGCCGCGGCGCCCTGACCGAGGCCGACGTCACCGCCGCCCTGCGCGAGGTGCGCCGCGCCCTGCTGGAGGCGGACGTCGCCCTCGAGGTCGTCCGCTCCTTCACCGAGAAGGTGCGCGAGCAGGCCGTCGGCGCGGTGGTGCTGAAGTCGGTGACGCCCGGCCAGATGGTCGTGAAGATCGTCAACGACCAGCTCGTGGCGATGCTGGGCGGCGAGGCCGGCATCATCGACCTCAACGCGCCGGCCCCCGTCGGCATCCTGATGGTCGGCCTGCAGGGCTCGGGCAAGACCACCACCACGGCGAAGATCGCCCGGCGCCTGACCCAGCGCGACAAGCGCCGGGTGCTGCTCGCCTCCCTCGACACCCGCCGCCCGGCCGCGATGGAGCAGCTGGCGGTGCTGGCCAAGCAGGTCGGGGTCGAGTCGCTGCCGATCGTCGCCGGCCAGTCGGCGGTGCAGATCGCCAAGCGCGCCATGGAGGCCGCGCGCCTCGGCGGCTTCGACGTGGTGATGCTCGACACCGCCGGCCGCGTCACCCTCGACGAGGCGCTGATGCAGGAGGCCGCCGACGTCAAGGCGGCCACCAGCCCGCACGAGGTGCTGCTCGTCGCGGACGCCCTGACCGGCCAGGACGCGGTCAACACCGCCCGCGCCTTCGACGGGCGCCTCGGCGTCACCGGCATCGTGCTCACCCGCATGGACGGCGATTCCCGCGGCGGCGCGGCGCTCTCGATGCGGGCGGTCACCGGCAAGCCGATCAAGCTCGTCGGCACCGGCGAGAAGGTCGACGCGCTGGAGGAGTTCCATCCTGCCCGCGTCGCCAACCGCATTCTCGGCATGGGCGACATCGTCTCGCTCGTCGAGAAGGCGGCCGAGACCATCGACCAGGAACAGGCCCTGCGCGTCGCCGAGAAGATGCGCAAGGGCAAGTTCGACCTCGACGACCTGTCGATGCAGCTCGCCCAGATGGAGAAGATGGGCGGCATCGGCGGCCTGATGGGCATGCTGCCCGGCATGGGCCAGATCAAGAAGCAGGTCGAGGGCGCCAACCTCGACGAGAGGATGTTCAAGCGCCAGCGGGCCATCATCTCGTCGATGACCCCCGAGGAGCGCCGCAACCCGGACATCCTCAAGGCCTCGCGCAAGAAGCGCGTCGCCAGGGGCTCCGGCGTCGACGTCTCCGAGATCAACAAGCTCCTCAAGATGCACCGCACCATGGCCGACATGATGAAGGCCATGGGCTCGGGCAAGCGCGGCATCGGCCAGGCGCTCGGCAGCATGTTCGGCCTCGGCGGCGGCGGAATGGGCGGCGGAATGGGCGGCTTGGGCAAGATGATGGGCGGCATGCCCCAGCCCACGCCCGAGATGCTCGCCGAGCTGCAGAAATCCCTGCCCCCCGGCACCACCCTTCCGCCGATGCCGCCCGGCCTCGGCGGTCCCAAGGCGTCAGGTCCCGCCGGCAAGCCGCCGGCAGGCCCGAGCAAGGCGCCCCCCGCTGCCCCCGTCCTGCCGGGCCTGGGGGCCAAGCTCCCGGGCTTGCCCGGCCTCGGCGGACTCCCCTTCGGCAAGAAGAAGTAG
- the rpsP gene encoding 30S ribosomal protein S16 — MSLKIRLTRGGAKKRPYYRIVVADARAPRDGRFIEKVGAYDPMKPKDDPARVILETEKVQAWLAKGAQPTDRVLRFLDAAGLAKRPTRNNPQKAEPGTKAKERAAARAEKAGAAESAE, encoded by the coding sequence ATGTCCCTCAAGATTCGCCTCACCCGCGGCGGCGCCAAGAAGCGCCCCTACTACCGCATCGTCGTCGCCGACGCCCGCGCGCCCCGCGACGGCCGCTTCATCGAGAAGGTCGGCGCCTACGACCCGATGAAGCCGAAGGACGATCCGGCCCGCGTCATCCTCGAGACCGAGAAGGTCCAGGCCTGGCTCGCCAAGGGCGCCCAGCCGACCGACCGCGTCCTGCGCTTCCTCGACGCCGCCGGCCTCGCCAAGCGTCCGACCCGCAACAACCCGCAGAAGGCCGAGCCGGGCACCAAGGCCAAGGAGCGCGCCGCCGCCCGCGCCGAGAAGGCCGGCGCCGCCGAGTCGGCCGAGTAA
- the rimM gene encoding ribosome maturation factor RimM (Essential for efficient processing of 16S rRNA) — translation MARRPDARPPRGQTSSGPGRGGSDPRRGEGAPPQRANPAPARAESGIASDPGFVLLGEFGRAHGLNGEVRLKSYTADPMAIGSYGPLTGADGSAIEIASLRPAAGAPDMLIARVAGLSGRTGAESLNRLALYVARERLGAPEDEDEFFAADLVGLAVVDRAGNAIGTVRAVPNYGGGDLLEIAPAAGGSPALLPFTKAFVPEIDVAGRRIIVDPPEDLFAPAAPRDPDAA, via the coding sequence GTGGCGCGCCGCCCCGACGCCCGTCCTCCGCGCGGCCAGACCTCCTCGGGTCCTGGCCGCGGGGGCTCCGACCCGCGCCGGGGCGAAGGCGCGCCGCCGCAGCGCGCCAACCCTGCGCCCGCGCGGGCCGAATCCGGGATCGCCTCCGATCCCGGTTTCGTGCTGCTCGGCGAGTTCGGTCGCGCCCACGGCCTCAACGGCGAGGTGCGGCTGAAATCCTATACGGCCGACCCGATGGCGATCGGGTCCTACGGCCCGCTCACCGGGGCCGACGGAAGCGCGATCGAGATCGCGTCCTTGCGCCCCGCCGCGGGTGCCCCCGATATGCTGATCGCCCGCGTCGCGGGCCTCTCCGGCCGCACCGGGGCCGAGAGCCTGAACCGCCTCGCCCTCTACGTCGCGCGCGAGCGCCTCGGCGCCCCGGAGGACGAAGACGAGTTCTTCGCCGCCGACCTCGTCGGGCTGGCGGTGGTGGACCGCGCCGGCAACGCGATCGGCACGGTGCGGGCGGTGCCGAATTACGGCGGCGGCGACCTGCTGGAGATCGCGCCGGCCGCCGGCGGCAGCCCGGCCCTCCTGCCCTTCACCAAGGCCTTCGTGCCGGAGATCGACGTCGCGGGCCGCCGGATCATCGTCGATCCGCCCGAGGACCTGTTCGCGCCGGCCGCGCCGCGCGATCCGGACGCGGCTTGA
- a CDS encoding MucR family transcriptional regulator: MMSDVDTQDQEPGDLVMLTADIVSAYVSKNSVPVGDLGSLIAAVHASLERVAAPPAPEPEKPTPPVPIRKTVTPDYIISLEDGKPYKSLKRHLTTRGLSPEQYRQKWGLPHDYPMVAATYAAQRSELAKSSGLGQQRKNRGR, translated from the coding sequence ATGATGTCAGACGTGGATACTCAGGATCAGGAGCCGGGCGACCTCGTCATGCTCACGGCCGATATCGTGTCGGCCTACGTGTCGAAGAACTCGGTGCCGGTCGGGGATCTCGGCAGCCTGATCGCCGCCGTGCACGCCTCCCTCGAGCGCGTCGCCGCGCCGCCGGCGCCCGAGCCCGAGAAGCCCACGCCGCCGGTGCCGATCCGCAAGACGGTCACGCCGGACTACATCATCAGCCTGGAAGACGGTAAGCCCTACAAGTCGCTGAAGCGGCATCTCACCACCCGCGGCCTCTCGCCCGAGCAGTACCGCCAGAAATGGGGCCTGCCGCACGACTACCCGATGGTCGCGGCGACCTATGCCGCCCAGCGTTCCGAACTCGCCAAGAGTTCCGGGCTCGGCCAGCAGCGCAAGAACCGCGGGCGGTAA